The DNA region ACGATGCTTCTTTGTGGGGTAACCTTTGTTATGGTCCCAATCATAATATGGAAATTCTTCGTGAAGACGGTTCATATAATCATCACGATAGGTTTTGGCAAGCACAGAAGCCGCCGCAATGGAAAGGTATTTGCCGTCGCCTTTAATCACCGTGGTGTGCGGAAGATCCTGATATTTTTTGAAGCGGTTGCCATCTATAAGCAGATGCTGCGGACGCATCTTTAATTGATCTACGGCACGATGCATGGCAAGGAAAGAAGCGTTCAGGATGTTAATCTTATCAATCTCTTCGGGAGATACAATGCCAACCGCCCATGCCAGTGCTTCTTTCTCAATCACTTCACGCAAAGCATAGCGCTGATGTTCCGTCAACTGTTTGGAATCATTCAGTAGTTCGTTCTTGAAATCTTTGGGAAAAATCACGGCAGCAGCATATACAGCTCCTGCCAGACAACCACGTCCGGCCTCATCGCAACCGGCTTCAATCAGATCTTTATTCAAATAAGGCAATAGCATACAGCATTAATTTAGAGGCACAAAGATAAATCTTTTTGAGAGCAAACCTGACTTTTAAAGGAAAATAATTACATTTGCAGAAACAACAAATATACTATGAAGCAAGTACTGTATCTAATATTTGCAGTTTCTCTATTAACCACGATCCCCTTACAGGCTCAAGACAGCAAACAAGCCCAGACCTTATTAGAACAAGCTCAAAATGCCTTGTTCAGCAATCCCAAGCAGGCCTCATACTATGCAGCTCAGGCAGCTGCCTTATTTCCCGAAGACGAGCCCAATGAAACCCGTGCACAAGCTATGATACTCTATTGCCAAGCAGAGCAACTGCTGGGTAACTTCGATTTGAGTATCAAGAATTTGTATGATACACAGAGATATATCAACCCTGCAAACAAACGGCAAACAGCTCAGCTTTATTCACTCATGGGACGTGTATATAGTAAATTGGGCGATTATAACAAAGGGATAGAACTGAATGATAAGGCAACCTCTATTTTCAAGTCTTTAGGAGATTCAGCTTCAGTGGCCGGATGTTATAATGAGCGTGGAGTCATGCATTATCTGCTTGATGAATTTCTGGTAGCAGAAAGATTTCTTCAACGGGCATTGACTATCAACCGTGCCCAAAGGAACTTAAAAGAGATTGCTACCAATCTGAATAATTTATGTCTATATCAAGGAGATACGGACAAGAAACTATCTTTTA from Bacteroides sp. MSB163 includes:
- a CDS encoding ribonuclease HII; translation: MLLPYLNKDLIEAGCDEAGRGCLAGAVYAAAVIFPKDFKNELLNDSKQLTEHQRYALREVIEKEALAWAVGIVSPEEIDKINILNASFLAMHRAVDQLKMRPQHLLIDGNRFKKYQDLPHTTVIKGDGKYLSIAAASVLAKTYRDDYMNRLHEEFPYYDWDHNKGYPTKKHRAAIAERGTTPYHRMTFNLLGDGQLALDFK